A genomic region of Bosea sp. 124 contains the following coding sequences:
- the ntrC gene encoding nitrogen regulation protein NR(I) — translation MPTGNILVADDDAAIRTVLNQALARAGYEVRTTGQAATLWTWAAQGLGDLIITDVVMPDGNAFDLLPRIKRVRPDLPIIVMSAQNTFMTAIKASERGAYEYLPKPFDLKELVAIVGRALSRPRGDGGRAHAAEPDDIPLIGRSPAMQDVYRALARLMPIDLTVMINGESGTGKELVARALHDYGKRKNGPFVAINMAAIPKDLIESELFGHEKGAFTGALTRSSGRFEQAEGGTLFLDEIGDMPMEAQTRLLRVLQQGEYTTVGGRTPIKTNVRIVAATNKDLRISIAQGLFREDLFFRLNVVPIRLPPLRERVEDIPDLARHFFSLVEKEGLPRKQIDSEAMDVMRRYRWPGNVRELENLVRRLAALYPQETITAPIVEAELQPASASTGFSGGAAQERAETLSGSVERHLNQYFGGFGDNIPPPGLYHRILREVEPPLIAAALAATRGNQIRAAELLGLNRNTLRKKIRELDMQVVRSPR, via the coding sequence ATGCCGACCGGTAACATTCTCGTCGCGGATGACGACGCCGCGATCCGCACCGTTCTCAATCAGGCCCTCGCCAGGGCCGGATATGAGGTACGGACCACCGGCCAGGCGGCGACGCTCTGGACCTGGGCCGCGCAGGGCTTGGGCGACCTCATCATCACGGACGTCGTGATGCCTGACGGCAACGCCTTCGATCTGCTGCCGCGCATCAAGCGCGTGCGTCCCGATCTGCCGATCATCGTGATGAGCGCGCAGAACACCTTCATGACCGCGATCAAGGCCTCCGAGCGCGGCGCCTACGAATACCTGCCGAAGCCCTTCGACCTGAAGGAACTCGTCGCGATCGTCGGCCGCGCCCTGTCGCGTCCGCGGGGCGACGGCGGCCGCGCCCATGCCGCCGAACCCGACGACATCCCGCTGATCGGCCGTTCGCCAGCGATGCAGGACGTCTATCGCGCGCTCGCCCGGCTGATGCCGATCGACCTCACCGTCATGATCAACGGCGAATCCGGCACCGGCAAGGAACTGGTCGCGCGCGCCCTGCATGACTACGGCAAGCGCAAGAACGGCCCTTTCGTTGCGATCAACATGGCCGCGATTCCGAAGGACCTGATCGAATCCGAGCTGTTCGGCCATGAGAAGGGCGCCTTCACCGGCGCGCTGACACGCTCGTCGGGCCGGTTCGAGCAGGCCGAGGGCGGTACGCTCTTCCTCGACGAGATCGGCGACATGCCGATGGAGGCCCAGACCCGGCTTCTGCGCGTGCTCCAGCAGGGCGAGTACACCACCGTCGGCGGCCGCACCCCGATCAAGACCAATGTCCGCATCGTCGCCGCGACCAACAAGGACCTGCGCATCTCGATCGCCCAGGGCCTGTTCCGCGAGGATCTGTTCTTCCGGCTGAACGTAGTGCCGATTCGCCTGCCGCCGCTGCGCGAGCGCGTCGAGGATATCCCCGATCTGGCGCGCCATTTCTTCTCGCTGGTCGAGAAGGAGGGGCTGCCGCGCAAGCAGATCGACTCCGAGGCGATGGACGTGATGCGTCGCTATCGCTGGCCGGGCAATGTCCGCGAGCTCGAGAACCTCGTGCGCCGCCTCGCCGCACTTTATCCGCAGGAAACCATCACGGCGCCGATCGTCGAGGCGGAACTGCAGCCTGCCAGCGCAAGCACGGGCTTTTCCGGCGGCGCGGCGCAGGAGCGCGCCGAAACCCTGTCGGGCTCCGTCGAGCGCCATCTCAACCAGTATTTTGGCGGGTTTGGCGACAATATTCCGCCGCCCGGCCTGTATCATCGCATCCTGCGCGAGGTCGAGCCGCCGCTGATCGCGGCAGCCTTGGCCGCAACCCGCGGAAACCAGATTCGCGCCGCCGAACTACTGGGACTAAATCGCAACACCTTGCGCAAGAAGATCCGCGAACTCGACATGCAGGTGGTCCGCTCGCCACGCTGA